The Zobellia alginiliquefaciens genome contains a region encoding:
- a CDS encoding DUF423 domain-containing protein has protein sequence MNKTIYLTGILLGALAVILGAFGAHGLEKLIDAEAIQTFETGVKYQMYHALLLLILGTMKQLPEVMKKLIFYFLLVGICCFSFSIYLLATNSLTSFDFKVIGLVTPLGGTLLIIGWSIFGYRVYKHFY, from the coding sequence ATGAACAAAACAATTTATCTCACTGGAATCCTATTAGGAGCCTTGGCTGTTATTTTAGGGGCTTTTGGAGCCCACGGTTTAGAAAAGCTCATTGATGCCGAAGCTATCCAAACTTTTGAGACCGGGGTAAAATACCAAATGTACCACGCATTACTTTTGCTTATTCTGGGAACAATGAAACAACTGCCCGAAGTTATGAAAAAGCTGATTTTCTATTTTCTGCTAGTTGGCATTTGTTGTTTTTCGTTCTCTATTTATTTACTGGCAACAAATAGTTTAACCTCCTTTGATTTTAAAGTGATTGGTCTGGTCACTCCGCTTGGTGGGACTCTGCTTATTATTGGGTGGAGTATATTCGGCTATCGAGTTTATAAACATTTCTACTAA
- a CDS encoding zinc metallopeptidase produces the protein MMGYYILIGAIALVSWLVSSKLKSKFKHYSKVHLSNGMSGAEIAEKMLADHGIRDVKVVSTAGMLTDHYNPQNKTVNLSEGVYNQRNASAAAVAAHECGHAVQHAQAYEWLTLRSKLVPIVSITSSMSMWVVFGGLMLGAAAGVGIGYWVAVAGLIMMGMATLFSFITLPVEYDASNRALAWLKAKNVVTPQEYKGSEDALKWAARTYLVAAIGSLATLVYWGMQVLGGRD, from the coding sequence ATGATGGGATATTATATATTGATCGGTGCTATAGCTTTAGTAAGCTGGTTGGTGAGTAGTAAATTAAAAAGTAAGTTTAAGCATTATTCCAAAGTACATCTTAGTAATGGCATGAGCGGTGCTGAAATTGCGGAAAAAATGTTGGCTGACCATGGCATTAGAGACGTAAAAGTGGTTTCAACCGCAGGTATGCTTACGGACCATTACAATCCACAGAACAAAACGGTAAATTTAAGTGAAGGGGTTTATAACCAAAGAAACGCTTCTGCAGCAGCTGTTGCGGCTCACGAATGTGGTCATGCGGTACAACATGCACAAGCGTACGAATGGTTGACTTTACGCTCTAAATTGGTGCCTATCGTTAGCATTACGTCCAGTATGTCTATGTGGGTCGTTTTTGGTGGGTTGATGTTGGGTGCCGCGGCAGGAGTTGGTATAGGATATTGGGTAGCGGTAGCCGGTCTGATTATGATGGGTATGGCAACATTGTTCAGCTTTATAACCCTACCGGTAGAATACGATGCTAGTAACCGTGCCTTAGCATGGTTGAAAGCTAAGAATGTAGTAACACCACAAGAATATAAAGGTTCGGAAGATGCGCTTAAATGGGCTGCACGTACGTATTTGGTAGCGGCAATTGGTTCATTGGCCACTTTGGTATACTGGGGTATGCAAGTATTGGGTGGCAGGGATTAA
- a CDS encoding ferritin, whose product MKDIARQQMSMKVESMDMLNTQIQMEGKASASYLAMASWCDQRGYIGSADFLYAQAAEEREHMMKIFKFVNDCGGNALSPNIENINHDFSSLEEIFETALSQEIEVTKSINRIVAAAKNNNDFGVENFLQWFVTEQLEEEKTMRDILDLFEIMGRDGIALKFIDERIKAE is encoded by the coding sequence ATGAAAGATATAGCAAGACAACAGATGAGTATGAAGGTAGAAAGCATGGATATGCTTAATACCCAAATACAGATGGAAGGAAAAGCATCGGCCTCTTACCTGGCCATGGCTTCATGGTGCGATCAACGTGGTTATATAGGAAGTGCAGATTTTTTATATGCACAAGCTGCCGAGGAGAGAGAGCATATGATGAAAATTTTTAAGTTCGTGAACGATTGTGGTGGCAACGCCCTATCTCCCAACATAGAAAATATAAATCACGATTTTTCTTCTTTGGAGGAAATTTTCGAAACTGCTTTAAGCCAAGAAATAGAGGTTACAAAATCAATTAATAGAATTGTAGCAGCCGCTAAGAACAACAACGACTTTGGCGTTGAGAACTTTCTACAGTGGTTCGTTACCGAGCAATTGGAAGAAGAAAAAACAATGCGTGATATACTCGACTTATTCGAAATCATGGGCCGCGATGGAATTGCCCTTAAATTTATTGATGAGCGTATAAAAGCAGAGTAA
- a CDS encoding saccharopine dehydrogenase family protein yields MPRNILVIGAGKSTSYLLDYFLDKSEEEELHLTIGDLNPDTISQSISNHRNCTVFELNIQNEVARQQAIAESDIVVSMLPAFLHIKIAADCIALSKHLVTASYVSDALKKLDPQAQEKGLIFMNEVGLDPGIDHMSAMQIIDRIRDKGGKMLLFESFCGGLVAPESDNNLWNYKFTWNPRNVVLAGQGGAAKFIQEGTYKYVPYHKLFRRTEFFDIEGYGRFEGYANRDSLNYREAYGLENILTLYRGTMRRTGFSKAWNMFVQLGMTDDSYTIENSENMSYREFTNLFLPYSPTDSVELKLRHYLKIDQDDSMWEKLLELHLFEDDKKIELKNATPAQILQYILEDSWTLADSDKDMIVMYHKFGYELNGEKHQIDANMVVIGENRTYTAMAKTVGLPVAIATLAILNKKITTPGVQIPIKKEVYEPILKELKAYGIDFKEYEVPYLGYNLSPVSNGD; encoded by the coding sequence ATGCCGCGAAATATACTTGTTATAGGAGCAGGGAAATCTACCTCATACTTATTAGATTACTTCCTTGACAAATCTGAAGAAGAGGAATTACACCTTACGATTGGTGACCTTAATCCCGATACTATTTCACAGTCTATTAGCAACCATAGAAACTGTACCGTGTTTGAGCTCAACATTCAGAATGAAGTTGCCAGACAGCAAGCCATTGCAGAAAGTGACATTGTGGTCTCTATGCTTCCCGCATTTTTACATATTAAAATTGCTGCCGACTGTATTGCTCTCAGCAAGCACCTTGTGACCGCTTCTTATGTAAGCGATGCTTTAAAAAAACTTGACCCACAGGCTCAAGAAAAAGGGCTTATTTTTATGAACGAAGTGGGACTAGACCCCGGTATAGACCACATGAGTGCCATGCAGATTATTGACCGCATAAGGGACAAGGGAGGAAAAATGTTGCTTTTTGAATCGTTTTGTGGTGGATTGGTTGCTCCCGAAAGCGACAATAACCTTTGGAACTATAAATTCACCTGGAACCCAAGAAATGTGGTTTTAGCGGGCCAAGGCGGTGCCGCTAAATTCATTCAAGAAGGTACTTATAAATATGTACCCTACCATAAGCTTTTTAGGCGAACAGAATTTTTTGATATTGAAGGGTATGGTCGTTTTGAAGGCTATGCGAACCGAGACTCCTTAAACTATAGAGAAGCATACGGCCTAGAAAATATACTTACCCTCTACAGAGGCACTATGCGCAGGACCGGGTTTTCAAAAGCGTGGAACATGTTCGTACAACTAGGTATGACCGATGACAGTTACACCATTGAGAATTCTGAAAACATGTCTTACCGAGAGTTTACCAATCTGTTTTTGCCCTATTCCCCAACAGATTCGGTAGAACTAAAATTACGTCACTACCTTAAAATTGACCAAGATGATAGCATGTGGGAAAAATTATTGGAGCTTCATCTATTTGAAGACGATAAAAAAATAGAGCTAAAAAACGCCACTCCCGCACAAATACTACAATACATCCTAGAAGATAGCTGGACGCTAGCGGATTCTGACAAAGATATGATCGTTATGTATCACAAATTCGGTTACGAGCTGAATGGAGAGAAACACCAAATTGATGCGAACATGGTGGTCATAGGAGAAAACAGAACATATACAGCTATGGCCAAAACGGTTGGTTTACCCGTTGCCATCGCTACTTTAGCCATTTTAAATAAAAAAATAACAACGCCTGGAGTTCAGATTCCCATTAAAAAGGAAGTTTATGAACCTATACTAAAAGAACTTAAGGCATACGGAATCGACTTTAAAGAATACGAAGTACCGTATTTGGGATACAACTTAAGCCCCGTCTCCAATGGAGATTAG
- a CDS encoding Lrp/AsnC ligand binding domain-containing protein, producing MKLGNDKVKIDGIDKKILRYLMDDARKPILEIARNIGISGAAIHQRLRKLESSGLLSGSKFVINPKIIGYHTMAYIGIYLDKAMSNPAAVKQLEKIPEVLECHYTTGNWSILIKVLCRDNEHLMHVLNKDIQQIEGVSRTETFISLAQQIDRQIQI from the coding sequence ATGAAACTAGGTAACGATAAGGTGAAAATTGACGGTATTGACAAAAAAATCCTAAGGTACTTAATGGATGACGCCAGAAAACCTATTCTTGAAATTGCTCGTAATATTGGCATCTCTGGTGCCGCTATTCACCAACGATTGCGAAAATTAGAATCTTCAGGACTACTATCCGGGTCAAAATTCGTTATCAATCCAAAAATAATTGGTTACCATACCATGGCCTATATTGGTATTTATCTAGATAAGGCCATGAGCAATCCCGCCGCAGTAAAACAGCTGGAAAAAATACCAGAAGTACTTGAATGTCATTACACTACAGGAAACTGGTCCATTCTCATAAAAGTGCTCTGTAGGGACAATGAACACCTAATGCACGTGCTCAATAAAGATATTCAACAAATAGAGGGTGTATCCCGTACGGAGACCTTTATTTCCCTTGCACAACAAATTGATCGACAAATTCAGATATAA
- the pckA gene encoding phosphoenolpyruvate carboxykinase (ATP): MGKSVSLQSYGITHENLHYQLSPSELETITLEKGMGKKASSGALAVNTGEFTGRSPKDRFIVKDAVTEEKVWWGDINIPFESSKFDALYDKVIAYLNEKELFVRDCYACADHNYRMDIRVINEYPWSNQFAYNMFIRPTEEELKNFEPEWTVINAPGFMADAEVDGTRQHNFAILNFTRKIALIGGTGYTGEIKKGIFSALNFILPVEKNTMPMHCSANVGKEGDTAIFFGLSGTGKTTLSTDSSRKLIGDDEHGWNNENAVFNFEGGCYAKVINLSQENEPEIFGAIKKGAILENVIMDEAGNVDFANTSITQNTRVSYPIYHIENVKRPSIGKNPKNIFFLTADAFGVLPPISKLTPSQAAYHFISGYTAKVAGTEAGVVEPIPSFSACFGAPFMPLHPAKYAEMLSKKMQDAGVNVWLVNTGWTGGPYGVGTRMKLKYTRAMINAVLNDDLGLYNYDDYHIHSVFGVAQPRECPGVPTKVLSPRATWNDDQAYYTTAFKLTNAFRENFKKFEAFASEEIRRGGPQRYAF, from the coding sequence ATGGGAAAATCTGTTTCTTTACAATCGTACGGTATTACGCACGAGAATCTGCATTATCAGTTATCGCCTTCCGAATTAGAAACCATTACTCTTGAGAAAGGAATGGGTAAAAAAGCATCGTCCGGTGCTCTAGCCGTTAACACCGGTGAATTTACGGGAAGATCTCCTAAAGATCGGTTTATTGTTAAAGATGCCGTTACCGAAGAAAAGGTTTGGTGGGGCGATATCAATATTCCGTTTGAGTCTTCTAAATTTGATGCGCTTTATGATAAGGTTATTGCTTATCTGAATGAAAAAGAATTGTTTGTGCGAGACTGTTATGCTTGTGCCGACCATAATTACCGAATGGATATTAGGGTGATAAATGAGTATCCGTGGTCCAATCAGTTTGCTTACAATATGTTTATCCGCCCAACGGAAGAAGAACTTAAGAATTTTGAACCTGAGTGGACGGTAATCAATGCACCGGGTTTTATGGCAGATGCCGAAGTAGACGGAACAAGGCAACATAATTTTGCAATTCTAAACTTTACCAGAAAAATTGCCCTGATTGGAGGAACGGGTTATACGGGAGAAATCAAAAAGGGAATTTTCTCGGCGTTAAACTTCATTCTTCCCGTGGAGAAAAATACCATGCCTATGCACTGTTCCGCAAATGTGGGTAAAGAAGGAGATACCGCTATCTTTTTTGGTCTTTCAGGTACAGGTAAGACTACGTTGTCCACAGATTCATCCCGAAAATTAATTGGAGACGATGAACATGGTTGGAACAATGAAAATGCCGTTTTTAATTTTGAAGGTGGATGTTATGCCAAAGTCATCAACCTATCTCAAGAGAACGAACCTGAAATCTTCGGAGCCATTAAAAAAGGTGCGATTTTAGAAAATGTTATAATGGATGAGGCTGGAAACGTAGATTTTGCCAACACCTCAATTACTCAAAATACGAGGGTGAGTTACCCAATTTATCATATTGAAAATGTAAAGCGCCCTTCCATAGGAAAGAACCCTAAGAACATTTTCTTTTTAACCGCAGACGCTTTTGGTGTACTGCCTCCAATATCCAAACTTACACCAAGCCAGGCAGCTTATCATTTTATATCCGGATACACGGCTAAAGTTGCCGGTACGGAAGCGGGTGTTGTGGAGCCAATACCGTCTTTCTCCGCATGTTTTGGAGCTCCTTTCATGCCATTGCATCCCGCTAAATATGCTGAAATGTTAAGCAAGAAAATGCAAGATGCCGGTGTAAATGTATGGTTAGTCAACACGGGGTGGACCGGTGGCCCCTACGGTGTAGGGACGCGAATGAAATTGAAGTATACCCGAGCCATGATCAATGCGGTTCTTAATGACGATTTAGGGTTGTATAATTATGATGATTACCATATTCATTCCGTTTTTGGTGTCGCTCAACCTAGGGAATGTCCTGGTGTGCCAACAAAAGTATTGAGCCCAAGAGCTACATGGAACGATGACCAGGCTTATTATACCACCGCTTTTAAATTAACGAA